The Plantactinospora sp. KBS50 sequence CGTCCTCGTCGCCCGCGACCAACTGCTGGTTGAACAGCACCTGGCGGTTGCACAGTCCGGCGGCTGCGGCATCGTCGAGCCAGGTGGTCAGGTCGGCGCCGGCAGGGAATCCGCAGTGCGTGGCCAGCCGGGCAGTCCATTGCGGGAGCATTGCCAGCCAGGTGACTGGCTCGTGGCCGAGCCGCCGGATCTGCGACTGCCGCAACCGGTCGGCGTAGATCTGGACCTGCTGCCCCAGCTGTACGAGGTCGGAGCTGGTCATGATCGTGATCCGAACAGTGCGGCGAGCGCCTCGGTGTCGTCCCCGGCGACCAGCTCGTCGAGTTCCAGCAGCACCTGGACCGCGCCGTAGAACTTGAGGCTCGCCAGGTTACCCGGCAGCCGGTCGGTGACGAGCCGGAAGACGTTGCGCCACTGCCCGTCGTTCTTGACGACCGCGTACACTTGCTCGGAGACCGGCGGCGCCACCCGGGGGTTGGCGTTGAGCAGCGTCCACCGGTAGGCGAGGTCCTCCTCCTTGCCCTCCACAAACGGCTCGATCGGTATCGCGCGCAGCCAGCGTCTGCTCCGGGCGCGCTCGATGAACTCCGCGAAGCACGCGTCCTGGGCGCCGCCGGCCGCCCGGAAGGCGAGCAGCACCGGTATGGGCTCGTCCTCGTCACCGAGACCGTGGGTGGTCAGCAGCCCGCGGGTGACCAGCTCGGCGGTGTCCCCCCACTGGTCCACGCTGTCGAACAGGACGAGGACCCGACCGTCCGGGCCGATGTGACTGTCGTCGTCGTCGCGCGCGTCCTCGATGAGGGTGAGCAGGTCGGCGGTGATCGACGCCGCGAGCAGGTCCAGGTCGAGCGGCTCGTCGCGGGCGCGCGTCTGCGCGAGAACCTCACCGACCTTCAGTCTCCAGTCGCGCCACTTGCTCGGGAGTCTCAACTCGGGAGAGTGTCCGCCCTGAAGGAGGCTGACCAGTGCCGGTGTGTGCGCCGGCGGCTGCAGGCCACACACTCGCCGCGCCCGGATGACTGACCACAGCATCACTTCGGCGAATCGGCGCGGATCCGTCGGCCGGTCCTGGCCGTCCAGGTCGACGACGCAGGGTACGTGCCCGTCATGCAGCGCCCGGATGCCGAACTCGCGGATGATCCTCGTCTTACCAAGCCCGAGGAGCCCCTGGCTGTAGACGGCGAGCGCGTTGAGCGGCTGCTCGCCGGTCAACTGTTCGTAGAGGTCGAACAGCTCCACCCGCCCGCAGAACACCGGTCCCTCGGCGAAGTCGTACTTCTGCACCAACTCGGAGACCTTCGCACCCCCGGGCGTCCGTACGGGCTGGTAGTCGTGGGGTACCCGGTCGGTGAGGAACACCGAGGGAAGCGCCCAGTCGATCGTGGAGGACGGTGGCCCGGAGCTCCGCCGGTACGCCGCGAGACGGGCATCGGTCACGGCCTGCAACAGTGACCCGCCACCGGCCAGGACGGAGCCGAACCGCTGAGTGAACAGGCGGCAGGCTTGATCGGTGACGCTCCCGGCCATGGCGAGGACCACCGGAATACCGAGGCCTACCAGATTCTGGGCGAGGGGAAGGCCGAGGGAGGCGCTGAGCGCGCCGCTCTGGCAGGCTGCGACGACCATGACTGGCGGCACCCTGGGCCCGGTCGACACGCAGGCGTACAACTGCTCGGCGCTTACCCGTTGAGCGGTGGCGTCGGGCCCGTCGTCGTCGGGCCGCATCAGGACGGCCGGCGTACCGCCGGAGTCCCGATGCCCGTGAGCGATGATCTGGACCACGTCGGGCCGGTGCCGCCGGACCGCTTCGGACAGGCGCGCGGGACTGCACCGGTCGACGACGATCGCCGAGATCCGGGCCCCGGTGGGTTCGAGTTCGCGCATCAGCCCCATGAATTCGGCGCCGGCCCTCACCTCCGGGTCGTAGAGGTCCGCCCCGATGGCGAATAGCACGCGGGCGGGAGCGGAAATTCGGGCCGGTTCTGGCGCGCTGGACGGTATCCGCCGGGTGACCGCGATGTCGAGGTTCGGATGGGTGACCAGGAAGGCGGTGCCGTCGTGCAGCAACTCCCACAGCACCGAGCACATCGGTGGGTCCTCGGGGGTCACGGTCACGGCGACCTCGATCACCTCACCGGCCGGCGGCGCCGCGTTCCGCAGGGCTCCCCACATGGGCGCGAGCACCGCGTCGAACAGGAGTCTGCCGTAGTTTTCCAGGTCGCCGGCCTTCAGCGGCCTGGCTCCCAGCGCCGACACGCGGGCGCTCAGTTCTCGTACGGCGGGATCGTCCTGAGGGCCGGTGCGGTCGGCGGTGTCCGGGTAGGGCCCGATCCACGGTGCGAAGTCGAGGCGCCGAGCGGCGAACGAGCGCCTGACCCACTCCTCGCTCGAATTCCACGAGACCTGCACCGTCCAGTCCTCGGAAAGCCGGCGGAGCTCTACTGTCACCTGCATCGAGATGCGATCCTCCGAAGGCGCAGCGTCGTTTTTCGTGGGGTGTGGAATCGTCATCCGTCGGCACAGAGTTGGACAGGCCGGACGATCTCAGGCGAGGACAGAACCCCAGACGAGAAGAGCGAATCTGTGGCGACCTCCCTTGAGGACGGACGTGGACTTCCGTCAACCTTACGCTCTTGTGCCCGAGGCGCGGAAGCTCGTCCGCGCCGTCTCGACTGACGCATTTCCGTCCGAAATTCGCAAGATCAAAGACTGGATCGGCGGCTGCCGGCCCGCGCCCCAGACAGCGCGCCGGGCACGGTCACCGAGGCTGGGTATCTGGTGCGCCTTCTGCTAGCGTGACGACTACCCTCGACAGCCCCGAAGATCATCCTGATCAACCTCGACTTTCGTGCCAGAGTCGGCTTGTCTATAAGCTTGACAGGAATCGGAGAACCTTCAGATGACCTCAGCCAAGACGATTGTTGTGACTGTTCCGGGCATGATCGCGGACGGCGATCTGGAGCCATTGCGGCAGCTTGGCGAGGTGCGATACCACGAGACGGACCAAGTGACCGAGGAACAGTTGGCCGAGCTCTGCGCCAGCTTCGACTACCTCATGCTGAACTACGACGTCATCAAGCGACTCAGCCCGGACTTCTACCGTCACGACAACATACGTGCGCTGAGCGCCATCTCCGCCGACATCACCGGCATGGACTGGGCCAGCCCCGAGCACGCCGCGACGAACGGCGTCAAGCTGCTCAACATCCCGCACTACTCGACCGAGAGCGTGGCCGAGACCATCCTCGCCGAGGTGTTGCTACACGCGCGGCAGCGGCACAGCGCATACATGGACCGGATCCGGCAGCGTGAGGTGCAGGAGCGCAAAGGCATCAACCTCGCGGGTCGGCGCGCCGGCGTGATCGGTCTCGGGAGCATCGGGAGCCGGGTCGCTGAGCTACTCTCGGCGATCGGCATGGACGTGGTGGCTTGGAGCAAGACGCCCCGCGACGGGCGCACCAACACGCCGCTCGACGAGCTGTTCGCGTCGAGCGAGGTGATCTGCCTCTGCGTGAAGACCATACGGGAGGGCGAGGGCACCAACGTCGGAATGGTGGACTCGGCGCTCCTGGAGCGGTGCCAGAACGCCATCATCGTCAATCTCGCAAATCCGGATCTTGTGGACCACGACGCCCTGGCAGAGCAACTAAAAAGCGGCAAGGTGGCCGCCTACACGGTGGAGTCGTCCGCCGAACTCGAGGCCCGGCTGGGCAGCTTCGACCAAGTTCATCTCCCGCCGCACAACTCGTGGCTGTCGGACGAGTCGTTCGCGACGCTACGCGAGGTCTGGGTGGAAAACGTCATCGAGGCCGCCAAGGGCAGCTTCCCCAACCTCGTGGCGTGAGTGCTCCCACAAGCGGACCGGCGCAAGCCTCCCTCGTTCAGTCGCCGTCGATGACGGACTAGGGCGCGGCCACGAGTTCGGCACTGAGGAACGAAAAGGACCATAGATTGCCTGCGCGCACAGACAACAAATATGAGAGGCGAACGCGCAACACCGCCCGGCAGCGACGCATCCGTTCCGTCAAACGGATCGGGCTCATCATCATCTCCTTCGCCTGGCTCGGCTCATCGACAGTGGCCTTCGCCGCTTTCGGGCTGACAGCGGCGGCCTTGGTAATCGTGTTGCTCGTGCCGGCCCTCCTGGTGTCCCTGCTGATCAATGTCGTATTCCTGATCAGCGCCCGGCTCGAGGAGGAAAAGCCCCGGCAGATCGCCTTCCTGTCGCCGTCGAGCGGCGGACAGCCGTTCTACACGGCCCTGCTGAACGGGCTGGTTCGCAGCGCCTCGCTGGCGTTGGGGCAGGACTACATCATCCTGCCGTCGATGCCGACGACATCCTTCGAATCCATGTCGATCTGGGCGTTGTTCGCCGGTCTCGAGGACCGGCAGGTGGACATCGACGGGATCTTCTTCATCCCCGACGATCCGGACTGGCACTTCGAGGAGATCGTGGGTTTCCACGAGGAGCGGGGCGACGTTCCCCTAGTTCTCATCGACGTCTACTTCAACCTCGCCGCCTGCGACGCGCGGACCCGGGCGCGGCTGCCCAGCTTCGTCGGGGGCGACGAACTCGCCGGGGGCCGGATAGCGGGCGACATCGTCATCGAGGCGATCGGCGACTACGCGCCCGAGCAGCCGATGATCATGGTGATCAACGGGGGGGCCGCGCCGTGGGAGCAGCAGCGCGCCGTGGCGCTCCGCAAGAGGCTGGAGGAACAGTGGAGCAGGGTGCGCTTCGTAGAGAGCCCGCCCATCAACTACTCCCGCCACGAGGCATTCAACTACACGTACGACCAGGTTAAGGCCATGGCCGACGAGAGCAGGAGCGTCGATCTGCACGCCGTCTTCGCGTGCAACGACGACATGGCCATCGGCGCGCGGGCGGCGCTGACCACCCTGGCCAACGACGGCTACACGTTCCCGCACACCCCGCAGATCGTCGGGTATGACGGCATCTCTGAGATCAAGGAGTACATCAACGCAAAGGACATTTACCTGGCGGGGACGGTGGATGTCAAGGTCGAGGATCAAGCACGGGCCGCTATGCTCCTGATGCACCGGCTGGTGCGTTCGGGAGAACGTCGGGCGGAGGTGCAGTTGATTGCACCGGAGCCGCTTCGGCGACCTCGTTAACTGGAGAGCGTGAGGAAGAATGACGTTCGAGATAAGGCTGGCGGAGACCGGCGAAGACATCAAGCAGTGTGCGGAGATGATGGCCGCATCGGATCCCTGGAAACGGCTGGCCCGATCTGCGCAAGAGTGCGAGACGAGCCTTAGGCATCCCAACATCCGGTTGGATGTCGCCGTCGAGGGAAAAGCCATTACTGGTTTTCTGGCATCACTGGAGAACGGCGTGGGGTTCGAGCCCCTGATCGAATATCTCTGCGTTGGCGAAGCCGCCCGGAACCGGGGCGTCGGCTCTGGCCTCATCGACTTCTTCGAGCGGAAGCTGTACCCGGAATCGGCCAACCTGTATCTGTTCGTTTCGGACCTCAATCCCAATGCTCAGCGACTGTACCTGCGCCTGGGCTATGTGCCGGTCGGCGCGCTGCCCAACTACAACCTCATCACCCAGACGGAATTTTTGTTCCGCAAGACGCGGGGCCCACGGTCGGACATGCCGAGCCCTTGGACCACCTGATCTATCGGCATCGGGGACCCTGGTTCCGCACCAGGCGGGCCCCGGCGCGGCAGGAGGACGGTTCGTGGGTGGGCCGTGCAGATCCCGCTTGCGTGCGGACCGGCCGGGGAGGTCAGCCGATCCGGTCCCGCACCCGAAGCCCGAACAGTCGTGCGGCCGCTGCCGCGTCGGCGCCCACGGCGTCGGCACCGACCGGATCCGCGTACCCCCCCAGCCGGATCGTGTAGAAGCCGGCACCTGTCGCCGCGCGCACTCCCACCATGGAGTCCTCGAGCGCCACCGCGTGGCGGGGCCGGACGGAGAGGCGGGCAGCCGCGCAGAGATAGACGTCGGGCGCCGGTTTGGGGTCGTCGACGTCGTCGGAGGTCACGACCACCTGGAAATACTCCAGTAGCCCCGCCCGGGCGAGCCGGCGGACCGTCACGTCACGACGGCCGTTGGTGACCAGTGCCGTCGGTATCCTCCGCTCCCGTAGCCGCTCGAGAGTATCGGGAACGTACGGATTGACCGGTATCTCCTCACCGAGCAGGGCATCCCGGCCGAACCGGTACCGAAGGCCGAAGTCGTCCATGGGGAACGCGTCGCCGAATGCCTGTCGCAGAAGGTCCGCGCATTGGCTTTCGGTCCTTCCGACCATCGTCTCGGCCAGTTCCGGTCCATAGGGGTAACCGAGGTGGTCAAGCGCCTCGATCGTCGCGGCCTGATAGATCGATTCGGTGTCGAAAACTACTCCGTCCATGTCGAAGGCGACGGCCGAGAGCTCGTTGCCGTCCGGCAATACCAACGTCTCCACGACACCCCTCCCCGAGCGCCAGGATATCGTCTGACGCCGATGATAAGTATGAGAGGGCGGTCCGCAGTGACTTGATCTGATCTATGCGTTGCGTCCGATTGGTGATCTTCCGGCAGGTTCGTCACGGATAGCGGCCGGTCGATGGGTTGAATGTGAGTTCTGGTCGTGACCGCCCGGGCGGATGAGGCGTTAGCCCGGTCATGGGTGATCGAAAGCGGTATCCCAGTGATGTCACCGACGAGCAGTGGGAGCTGATCGGACCGTTTCTGCAGGCATGGAAGGCCAAGCGGGTCGCGGTGTCGGTGTCGGGCCGGCCAGGCGACTACGACCTGCGGGAGATCGTGAACGCGATCTTCTACCAGAACCGGACGGG is a genomic window containing:
- a CDS encoding substrate-binding domain-containing protein, encoding MPARTDNKYERRTRNTARQRRIRSVKRIGLIIISFAWLGSSTVAFAAFGLTAAALVIVLLVPALLVSLLINVVFLISARLEEEKPRQIAFLSPSSGGQPFYTALLNGLVRSASLALGQDYIILPSMPTTSFESMSIWALFAGLEDRQVDIDGIFFIPDDPDWHFEEIVGFHEERGDVPLVLIDVYFNLAACDARTRARLPSFVGGDELAGGRIAGDIVIEAIGDYAPEQPMIMVINGGAAPWEQQRAVALRKRLEEQWSRVRFVESPPINYSRHEAFNYTYDQVKAMADESRSVDLHAVFACNDDMAIGARAALTTLANDGYTFPHTPQIVGYDGISEIKEYINAKDIYLAGTVDVKVEDQARAAMLLMHRLVRSGERRAEVQLIAPEPLRRPR
- a CDS encoding CHAT domain-containing protein; the protein is MQVTVELRRLSEDWTVQVSWNSSEEWVRRSFAARRLDFAPWIGPYPDTADRTGPQDDPAVRELSARVSALGARPLKAGDLENYGRLLFDAVLAPMWGALRNAAPPAGEVIEVAVTVTPEDPPMCSVLWELLHDGTAFLVTHPNLDIAVTRRIPSSAPEPARISAPARVLFAIGADLYDPEVRAGAEFMGLMRELEPTGARISAIVVDRCSPARLSEAVRRHRPDVVQIIAHGHRDSGGTPAVLMRPDDDGPDATAQRVSAEQLYACVSTGPRVPPVMVVAACQSGALSASLGLPLAQNLVGLGIPVVLAMAGSVTDQACRLFTQRFGSVLAGGGSLLQAVTDARLAAYRRSSGPPSSTIDWALPSVFLTDRVPHDYQPVRTPGGAKVSELVQKYDFAEGPVFCGRVELFDLYEQLTGEQPLNALAVYSQGLLGLGKTRIIREFGIRALHDGHVPCVVDLDGQDRPTDPRRFAEVMLWSVIRARRVCGLQPPAHTPALVSLLQGGHSPELRLPSKWRDWRLKVGEVLAQTRARDEPLDLDLLAASITADLLTLIEDARDDDDSHIGPDGRVLVLFDSVDQWGDTAELVTRGLLTTHGLGDEDEPIPVLLAFRAAGGAQDACFAEFIERARSRRWLRAIPIEPFVEGKEEDLAYRWTLLNANPRVAPPVSEQVYAVVKNDGQWRNVFRLVTDRLPGNLASLKFYGAVQVLLELDELVAGDDTEALAALFGSRS
- a CDS encoding HAD family phosphatase — translated: METLVLPDGNELSAVAFDMDGVVFDTESIYQAATIEALDHLGYPYGPELAETMVGRTESQCADLLRQAFGDAFPMDDFGLRYRFGRDALLGEEIPVNPYVPDTLERLRERRIPTALVTNGRRDVTVRRLARAGLLEYFQVVVTSDDVDDPKPAPDVYLCAAARLSVRPRHAVALEDSMVGVRAATGAGFYTIRLGGYADPVGADAVGADAAAAARLFGLRVRDRIG
- a CDS encoding 2-hydroxyacid dehydrogenase, with translation MTSAKTIVVTVPGMIADGDLEPLRQLGEVRYHETDQVTEEQLAELCASFDYLMLNYDVIKRLSPDFYRHDNIRALSAISADITGMDWASPEHAATNGVKLLNIPHYSTESVAETILAEVLLHARQRHSAYMDRIRQREVQERKGINLAGRRAGVIGLGSIGSRVAELLSAIGMDVVAWSKTPRDGRTNTPLDELFASSEVICLCVKTIREGEGTNVGMVDSALLERCQNAIIVNLANPDLVDHDALAEQLKSGKVAAYTVESSAELEARLGSFDQVHLPPHNSWLSDESFATLREVWVENVIEAAKGSFPNLVA
- a CDS encoding N-acetyltransferase — encoded protein: MTFEIRLAETGEDIKQCAEMMAASDPWKRLARSAQECETSLRHPNIRLDVAVEGKAITGFLASLENGVGFEPLIEYLCVGEAARNRGVGSGLIDFFERKLYPESANLYLFVSDLNPNAQRLYLRLGYVPVGALPNYNLITQTEFLFRKTRGPRSDMPSPWTT